CGAGGCGCGGGGCGAGCAGGACCGCGCCCTCGCGGCCTGGGAGGAGGAGCCGGACTTCGTCGAGGCGCCGGAGGTGCCGGGCCAGGAGCGCACCGACGCACCGCCCATCCCGGCGGCGGTCGCCGAGGGCGAGACGTTCGGGACCATGTGGATCCCGCGGCTCGGGCTCGACTACCACGTCCCCATCGCCAACGGCGTCGGGCTCGCGGACGTCCTCAACGAGGGCTACATCGGGCACTACCCCGACACCCAGCTGCCCGGCGAGATCGGCAACTTCGCCACCGCGGCCCACCGGCAGTCCTACGGGGCGCCGTACCGGGACATCGAGCAGATCGTCGAGGGCGACTCCCTCATCGTGGAGACCACCACCGCCTACATCGTCTACCGCGTGACGAGCCACGAGATCGTCGACCCGAGCCAGATCGAGGTGATCGCGCCCGTGCCCAACGAGCCCGGCGTCATCCCCACCGAACGGATGATCACCCTGACCACCTGCCACCCGCTGTTCTCCGCGGCCGAGCGGTGGATCACCTACGGGACCTTCGCCTACTGGGTCGACAAGGCGGACGGACGGCCGGCCGAGCTCATCGAGGGGACGCGCTGATGTACGGACTGCTCTGGCGGGTGCTGCCGGGACCGGTGTGGTTCCGCATCATCCTCGTCCTCATCCTCGCGGTCGCCGCCGTCTACTTCTGCTTCACGTGGCTGTTCCCGGAGATCTCGCCGTACATGCCGTTCAACGAGACCACCATCGGGGACTCCTAGTGGCAGCCAGCTCCATCCTCGTCGTCGACAACTACGACAGCTTCGTCTGGACGATCGTCGGCTACCTCCAGCAGCTCGGCGCCCGGACGACGGTCGTGCGCAACGACGACGTCCCCACCGACCTCACGGAGTTCGACGGCGTGCTGGTCTCCCCGGGCCCAGGGACGCCCAAGGAGGCCGGTGCCACCCTCGACGTCATCGAGCGGTGCGCGCAGGACGCGCAGCCGATGCTCGGGGTGTGCCTCGGGCACCAGGCCCTCGGTGAGGCGTTCGGCGGCGTCGTCTCGCACGCGCCGGAGCTCCTCCACGGCAAGACCTCCCTCGTGGAGCACGACGGCGACGGCGTCTTCGCCGGGCTGCCCACGCCGTTCACGGCCACGCGGTACCACTCGCTAGCCGTCGAGCCGGCCACGGTCCCCGACGAGCTCGAGGTGACGGCGACGACAGCCTCGGGCATCGTCATGGGCCTCGCCCACCGGACCCTGCCGCTGCACGGCGTGCAGTTCCACCCGGAGGCGGTGCTCACGGAGCACGGTCACCGGCTGCTGGCGAACTGGCTGGCCCTCACCGGCGACGGTGACGCGCCCGCTCGCAGCGCCGGCATGGCGCCGCTCGTCCGCGTCTGACCGTCACGGGGTCCGGCCGTCGCGGGGTCCAGCCGTCCCTCCTGACCGTCGCGTGGGCGAGGCGCTGACCGCGCCCCCGCCCGCGCCTACCGGGGAGCTAGGGGCGGCCGTTACCCCGGCCGTTGTTGCCGTTGCCGTTGCCGTTGTTGCCGGCGTTGCCGTTGCCGTTCCCGTTGTTACCCGCGTTGCCGTTGCCCGGCGCCGCGCCCGGGGATCCGCCATCAGCCGTGGTCGGCTCGGCGGTGGGGTCCACCGGCTCCGTGGGCGCCGTCGGCTCCGCCGGGGCGGTGGGCGCCTCGGTCGCCGGGGGCGGCGTCGTCGGCTCGGGGACCTCGGGCGCGACCGCCACGGTGAGGGTGATGGTGGCGAACCGCGGGACCGGACCGGAGCGGTCCTGCGCGATGACCGTCCCGGGCTCGACGCCGGCCGTGGCCTCGTCGACGGTGGTGACGTTGATGGTGAGGTCGTTGAGCTGCGCGCTGGCCTGCTCGACCGGCAGGTCGACCACGCTGGGCACGTCGACGTTGCCGGTGGCGAGGTTGAGCGTCACGACGCTGTCGGGGCTCACCGGCTCGCCCACGGCCGGGTCGGTGCTCGCGACGCGGTCCGCCTCCCACTCGGGATCGTTGACGGTGGCCGTGCGGATGTTCTCCAGGCCCGCCTCGGCGAGGATCTCCCGCGCCTGGTCCTGGCTCCTGCCGATGACGTCGGGGATCTCGATCTGGTCCGGGCCGGCGGAGAACCGCACGGTGACCGTGTCGCCCTCCTCGACCTCCGTGCCCACGGCCGGGTCGGCGCTCGTGAAGAGCCCCTCCTCGACGGTGTCGGAGACCTCGGGCTCGCCGAGGGCGAAGACGAGGTCCTCGCCCTCGATGGCCTGGCGGGCCGCGGGCTCGTCGAGCCCCTCGAGCGGGGGGACCTCGACGACGGTGACCTCGTCCACCGGCTCCTCGTCCCGGGTGAGCAGGAGGTAGCCGATCCCGATGGCCGCGACCAGCCCGATGACGACGAGCAGCCACACCCACCAGGGGGAGCGCTTGTCCTCCTCGGGCTCCTCGACCGGGACCTGGGTGCCGGTGCGGGCGGCGGCGACGGCCGCGGGCATGGCCCGCGTGGCCGGTGCGGCCGCCATGACGGACGTCGCGCCGGCCCAGGCGCCGACGGCGGGGGCGTGGACGGTGCCACCGCGGGCGGCGGCCTCGAGGTCGGCGCGCATGGCGGCGGCGTCGGGGTAGCGGTCCTCGCGGTCCTTGGCCAGCGCCTTGAGGACGACGCGGTCGAGGGCCTCGGGGATGTCGGGGGCGATGTCGCTGGGTGCCCGCGGGACCTCGCGCACGTGCTGGTAGGCGACGGCGACGGCGGAGTCCCCGCTGAAGGGCGGCTGGCCGGTGAGGAGCTCGAAGAGCAGGCAGCCGGTGGAGTACAGGTCCGACCGGGCGTCGACGACCTCGCCACGCGCCTGCTCGGGCGAGAGGTACTGGGCGGTCCCGACGACGGCGTGCGTCTGGGTCATCGTCGCGGCGGAGTCGGCCATGGCGCGGGCGATGCCGAAGTCCATGACCTTGACGGCGCCGGTCGGGGTGAGCATGACGTTCCCGGGCTTGATGTCCCGGTGGACGATGCCCTCGCGGTGGGAGTACTCCAGCGCCCCGAGGACGCCGCTGACGATCTCGACCGCCTCGTCGATGGGCACGGGTGTGCCGTCGGTGAGGAGCGAGCGGACGGTGTGGCCCTCGACGTACTCCATGACGATGTAGGGCACGTGGGCGCTCTGGCCCGACGCCGTGACGACGTCGTCCTCGCCCGTGTCGTAGACGGAGACGATCGCCGGGTGGTTGAGGGCGGCCGCGGACTGGGCCTCGCGGCGGAAGCGCGCCTGGAAGGTGGGGTCCCGGGCGAGGTCGGAGCGCAGCACCTTGATGGCCACGGTGCGCGACAGGCGCCGGTCGTAGCCGATGTACACCTCGGCCATGCCGCCGCGTCCGATGAGGTCGCGGACCTCGTAGCGGCCGCCGAGCATGCGCGGTACCTCGTCCACCACTAGGAGTCCCTCGCAGTCATTCGATCGGTCTCACGCGCGCCGGCGGCGCCCGAGTCCTCGGGCAGGGCCAGCGTACCGATGCCGGGGGTGCTGGGGACCGTGCCGGGCGCCATTGCGCCGATGGTCGTGGCGAGCCCCACACCGACGGCGCCCATCGCGCGGCGGGTCCGGTCGCGTCGTCGGCGCACCGTCCCCGGGCGCGGGGCCGAGGCGGCGGACGGGACCGAGCACGACGGCGCGTGCGACGGGCGGGCGAGCCGGTCGAGCTCGCGGGCCAGTGCCTCGCCCGAGGGTGGGCGCAGCGCGGGGTGCTTGGCGAGCAGGCGGGCGACGACGTCCCGGACGGGAGCCGGGACGTCGTCGGGCAGCGGCGGGACCGGCGCGTCGACGTGCTGGACGGCGATCTCCACCTCGGTGCGGCCGGTGAAGGGCCGGCGCCCGGCCAGGGCCTCGTACGCGACGATGCCGAGGGCGTAGAGGTCGCTGAGCGGGGTCGCGGGCCGGCCGGTGGCCTGCTCGGGGGAGAGGTACTGGGCGGTCCCCATGACCATCCCCGCGGCCGTGAGCGCCGGCTGCCCGGCGGCGAGCGAGATCCCGAAGTCGGTGATCTTCACGGGGCCGCCCGGCGGGAGCAGGATGTTCGACGGCTTGACGTCGCGGTGCACCACACCGGCCGCGTGGGCGGCGTGCAGGCCCCGGGCCACCTGGGCGAGAACGGGGAGGAGCTCGGCCGCCGGGAGGGTGCCGCGGCGTTCCAGCAGGGCGGTCATCGGCTCGCCGTCGACGAGCTCCATGACGAGGAACCCGGAGCCGTCCTGCTCGCCGTAGTCGAGCAGGGCGGCGATGTTGGGGTGGTGCAGCCCGGCGCTGTTGCGGGCCTCGGCGCGGAGCCGGGCGAGGAAGGCCTCCTGCCCGGCGAGCTCGGGACGGAGCACCTTGGCGGCGACCGCGCGCTCGGCGTCGACGTCCCACGCGCGCCACACCTCGCCCATGCCGCCCAGCGCGATCCGGGAGCGCAGCTGGTAGCGGCCCATGAGGAGCAGCCCCGCCTGCGGCCTCACCGGTCGAGCACCGCCTCGAGGACCTGTCGGGCGATGGGCGCCGCCGTCGTCCCGCCGGAGGCGAGGTCGCCCTCGTTGCCGCCGTACTCGACGAGCACGGCGATGGCGACCTCGGGGTCCTCGGCCGGCGCGAACGCCGTGAACCACGCGTGGGGCGAGCGGCCCTCGCCGGCCTG
The sequence above is a segment of the Georgenia faecalis genome. Coding sequences within it:
- a CDS encoding class E sortase produces the protein MATTETATPPGAAGRPPTRPRQRPRRGFFSTLIGIIGELMITVGVLLALFVVWQLWWTDVEARGEQDRALAAWEEEPDFVEAPEVPGQERTDAPPIPAAVAEGETFGTMWIPRLGLDYHVPIANGVGLADVLNEGYIGHYPDTQLPGEIGNFATAAHRQSYGAPYRDIEQIVEGDSLIVETTTAYIVYRVTSHEIVDPSQIEVIAPVPNEPGVIPTERMITLTTCHPLFSAAERWITYGTFAYWVDKADGRPAELIEGTR
- a CDS encoding aminodeoxychorismate/anthranilate synthase component II; the encoded protein is MAASSILVVDNYDSFVWTIVGYLQQLGARTTVVRNDDVPTDLTEFDGVLVSPGPGTPKEAGATLDVIERCAQDAQPMLGVCLGHQALGEAFGGVVSHAPELLHGKTSLVEHDGDGVFAGLPTPFTATRYHSLAVEPATVPDELEVTATTASGIVMGLAHRTLPLHGVQFHPEAVLTEHGHRLLANWLALTGDGDAPARSAGMAPLVRV
- the pknB gene encoding Stk1 family PASTA domain-containing Ser/Thr kinase, which gives rise to MVDEVPRMLGGRYEVRDLIGRGGMAEVYIGYDRRLSRTVAIKVLRSDLARDPTFQARFRREAQSAAALNHPAIVSVYDTGEDDVVTASGQSAHVPYIVMEYVEGHTVRSLLTDGTPVPIDEAVEIVSGVLGALEYSHREGIVHRDIKPGNVMLTPTGAVKVMDFGIARAMADSAATMTQTHAVVGTAQYLSPEQARGEVVDARSDLYSTGCLLFELLTGQPPFSGDSAVAVAYQHVREVPRAPSDIAPDIPEALDRVVLKALAKDREDRYPDAAAMRADLEAAARGGTVHAPAVGAWAGATSVMAAAPATRAMPAAVAAARTGTQVPVEEPEEDKRSPWWVWLLVVIGLVAAIGIGYLLLTRDEEPVDEVTVVEVPPLEGLDEPAARQAIEGEDLVFALGEPEVSDTVEEGLFTSADPAVGTEVEEGDTVTVRFSAGPDQIEIPDVIGRSQDQAREILAEAGLENIRTATVNDPEWEADRVASTDPAVGEPVSPDSVVTLNLATGNVDVPSVVDLPVEQASAQLNDLTINVTTVDEATAGVEPGTVIAQDRSGPVPRFATITLTVAVAPEVPEPTTPPPATEAPTAPAEPTAPTEPVDPTAEPTTADGGSPGAAPGNGNAGNNGNGNGNAGNNGNGNGNNGRGNGRP
- a CDS encoding serine/threonine-protein kinase codes for the protein MRPQAGLLLMGRYQLRSRIALGGMGEVWRAWDVDAERAVAAKVLRPELAGQEAFLARLRAEARNSAGLHHPNIAALLDYGEQDGSGFLVMELVDGEPMTALLERRGTLPAAELLPVLAQVARGLHAAHAAGVVHRDVKPSNILLPPGGPVKITDFGISLAAGQPALTAAGMVMGTAQYLSPEQATGRPATPLSDLYALGIVAYEALAGRRPFTGRTEVEIAVQHVDAPVPPLPDDVPAPVRDVVARLLAKHPALRPPSGEALARELDRLARPSHAPSCSVPSAASAPRPGTVRRRRDRTRRAMGAVGVGLATTIGAMAPGTVPSTPGIGTLALPEDSGAAGARETDRMTARDS